GGCGTGGCGCTGGAGGCCGGCTTCGCAGCCGGGGCGGCCGCGGCCGGGCGGGAAGCCGCCGGGGCCGGGGTCTTCGGCGCCTGCGTCGTCTCGGCCGGGGCCGGGGTCTTCGGCGGCGCCTGCTTCGTCTCGGCCGGGGCCGCGGAGGCGTTCTCCTGCGTCCGGGCGGCCATGGCCTTCAGCTGCTCGGGGAACGCGTCCCCGATCGAATTCCGCACCGGGGCGGAGTCGGACGCCGCCTTCTGCGCGGCGCGCTCCTTGGCCTCTCGGGCGGCCTGGTCGCGACGCGAACCGCCGCCCTGACGCTCGCGGTGGCCCTCGGTCGAGTTCTTGCGCTGGTCCGCGCGCGCATCGGCCTTGGTGCGCAGCGGGCCGACCACCATCACCATGTTGCGGCCGTCCTGGCGCGGCTGCGACTCGACGGTGCCCAGCT
This DNA window, taken from Mariprofundus sp. NF, encodes the following:
- the infC gene encoding translation initiation factor IF-3; amino-acid sequence: KYKYEAAVKARESRKNQVNTVLKEVRFRLKIDKHDYETKTGHAKKFLSQGDKVKAIIQFRGREQQRPELGIKLLQQFAEDVAELGTVESQPRQDGRNMVMVVGPLRTKADARADQRKNSTEGHRERQGGGSRRDQAAREAKERAAQKAASDSAPVRNSIGDAFPEQLKAMAARTQENASAAPAETKQAPPKTPAPAETTQAPKTPAPAASRPAAAAPAAKPASSATP